GTCCAGCAGCATGGCCGCCAGCCGTTTGCCTTCGCGCTCGCGGGCCGTGCTCAGGCCTTCCAGCGCGGTTTGCGCGGTGCTCAGCAAGGTGTCGTTGAACTCGCCCGCCACGCCTTGCTGGCGCGAGGTGAGCTGCAGGATATCGGCCACCGAGAGTGGCGCGGCCGTGGGCAGCCAGGCCCGTACGTTGTCTTGCAGGCCGACGAGCTTCTGCAGGTCCAGGGCGCTGGGCGGGCGGGGCAGGGCGTCGTTGCGGCCCTCGACCCAGGCACGCACCTCCACCTTGCCGCGTTTCAGGCGCGCGCCCAGCATGTCGCGCAGCGCCGGTTCGGCGGCCCGAAGGTCGTCGGGAAGCTTGAAAACGAGGTCAAGGAATCGGCTGTTGACCGAGCGGATTTCAATGCCGACGCCACCGCGCTGTTCGCGGCTGGACTCGGTGCCGGCCGGTGCCGAAGACCCGCTGGAGTGGGCCGTCGCGTAACCGGTCATGCTGTAAACTGCCATGGACTTTGCCCCAATCTGGGTGAGTGAGTGGTCCAAAACAAGGCGTTCCGGAATCCAGCCGAATTATGTCAAAGGTCAAACCCGCCCCGCTGCCCCCGGACACCGTGATCGGTGGTTACCGCATTGTTCGCAAGCTGGCTGCCGGCGGTTTTGGCGTGGTGTACCTGGCGGTGGATACCGAAGGCCAGCAAGTGGCGGTCAAGGAATACCTGCCTTCGTCGCTCGCCTCGCGAGGCCCCGGTGAATTGCTGCCCCAGGTGCAACCGGAAAAGCTTTCGCTGTACCGCCTGGGTCTCAAAAGCTTCTTCGAAGAAGGGCGCGCGCTGGCGCAGATTTCCCACCAGTCGGTGGTGAGCGTGCTCAACTTCTTCCGCGAGAACGAAACCGTCTACATGGTGATGAACTTCCTGGAGGGCGCCTCCCTGCAGGAGTTCATCATCACCGCGCGCGAGCTCAAGAAACAGAAGGTGTTCCGCGAGTCCACCATCCGCTCTCTGTACGACGAAGTGCTGCGCGGCCTGCGCATCGTGCACCAGCACAAGATGCTGCACCTGGACATCAAGCCGGCCAACATCTTCGTGACGGACGACAACCGCTCGGTGCTGATCGACTTCGGCGCCGCGCGCGAAGTGCTGAGCAAGGAAGGCAACTTCATCCGCCCGATGTACACACCCGGCTTTGCCGCACCCGAGATGTACCGGCGCGACTCGTCCATGGGGCCGTGGACCGACATCTACGCCATCGGCGCCTGCATCTACGCCAGCATGCAGGGCTACCCGCCCAACGACGCGCCGCAGCGCCTGGAGAAAGACCGGCTCTCGCTGGCGCTTTCGCGCTTGCGCGGCGTCTACTCCGACAACCTCATCGAGGTGGTCGAGTGGTGCATGTCACTGGACCCGTTGTCGCGTCCGCAATCGGTGTTCGCGCTGCAGAAAGAGCTGAGCCGCGAAACCGAGCGCAGCTACACCAAGCTCACCGTGGCCGAAAAAATGCGGCTGCAGTTCGACAACATCGTCTCGGACAACAAGAAGTCCTTGCGCAAGTCCACCAACGCCGCGACCAAATTTCGATGAAGTTTTCGGTCTACCAGATCAGCCGCCAGGGAGGCCGCGAGCGCAACGAAGACCGTATGGGCTATGTCTATACGCGTGAGTCGGGCCTCTTCGTGCTCGCCGACGGCATGGGCGGACACCCCGAAGGCGCAATGGCCGCGCAATTGGCGCTGCAGACCTTCTCGGCCTACTTCCAGAAGGCCGCGAACCCCACGGTGCGCGAGGTGCCCGAGTTTCTTTCCAGCGCGCTGATGGCGGCGCACCACCAGATCATTCGCTACGCCGCCGAAAAGGGCATGCTCGATACGCCGCGCACCACGCTGGTGGCTGCGGTGATGGAACGTGGCCACGTGCATTGGGTGCACTGCGGTGATTCGCGACTGTATGTCGTGCGCCAAGGCGAAATGCTCACGCGCACGCGCGACCATTCCTACATGGAGCAGCAACAGCACCTGGGGCGCTCCACCGATCACATCAACCGCAATATTCTGTTCACCTGCCTGGGCTCACCCGCCAAGCCGGTGTTCGATCTGTCCGGCCCGGTGCACCTGATGCAGGGCGACCGCGTGCTGCTGTGCTCGGACGGCCTGTGGGGCACGGTGAGCGATGAGGAAATCACGTCCGAGCTGTCCAAGCGGCCGCTCGAACAGGCGGTGCCCGAGTTGGTGGAAATGGCCCTCAAGCGGGGCGGGCCGCGTTGCGACAACGTGACCGTGCTCGCGATGGAGTGGGAGACGGCCGACGAATTCCAGTCCACGCGCGTGACGACGGACGACATCGAGGACGGCGTGTTCCAATCCACCATCCAGTCGGGCGTGCCCGATCCGACCATGGAAGACATGGACGACGCGGCCATCGAGCGATCGATCGCCGAGATCAATGCCGCGATCCGCCGCACGGCCGAACGCAACTCCTGAATTTCTTCTGAGGTTTCCCATGAGCGATACGAACCGACCCGGCCAACGGGCCGCCGATGCTTTGCGCGCCGTGCGCATCACCCGCGACTACACCATCCACGCCGAAGGCTCGGTGTTGATCGAATTCGGCCGCACCTTGGTGCTGTGCACCGCATCGGTGGAAGAAAAAGTGCCACCGCACAAGCGCGGCAGCGGCGAAGGCTGGGTGACGGCCGAATACGGCATGTTGCCGCGCGCCACCCACACGCGCAGCGACCGCGAGGCCGCCAAAGGCAAACAGAGTGGGCGCACGCAGGAAATCCAGCGCCTGATCGGCCGCTCGCTGCGTGCCGTGTTCGACCTGAAGGCGCTGGGCGAGCGCACGATCGCGCTCGATTGCGACGTG
The sequence above is a segment of the Hydrogenophaga sp. BPS33 genome. Coding sequences within it:
- a CDS encoding YicC/YloC family endoribonuclease; protein product: MAVYSMTGYATAHSSGSSAPAGTESSREQRGGVGIEIRSVNSRFLDLVFKLPDDLRAAEPALRDMLGARLKRGKVEVRAWVEGRNDALPRPPSALDLQKLVGLQDNVRAWLPTAAPLSVADILQLTSRQQGVAGEFNDTLLSTAQTALEGLSTAREREGKRLAAMLLDRLGQLRELAKTAQPLIPQLVAQQRQRFLDRWNEALSAGTPGATTGTTVSAESAQDRALTEATAFAIRIDVAEELTRLDSHLTEIERLLKKGAEVGKRLDFLIQELHREANTLGSKSSNLELTRISVDMKVLIEQMREQVQNIE
- a CDS encoding serine/threonine protein kinase, with the translated sequence MSKVKPAPLPPDTVIGGYRIVRKLAAGGFGVVYLAVDTEGQQVAVKEYLPSSLASRGPGELLPQVQPEKLSLYRLGLKSFFEEGRALAQISHQSVVSVLNFFRENETVYMVMNFLEGASLQEFIITARELKKQKVFRESTIRSLYDEVLRGLRIVHQHKMLHLDIKPANIFVTDDNRSVLIDFGAAREVLSKEGNFIRPMYTPGFAAPEMYRRDSSMGPWTDIYAIGACIYASMQGYPPNDAPQRLEKDRLSLALSRLRGVYSDNLIEVVEWCMSLDPLSRPQSVFALQKELSRETERSYTKLTVAEKMRLQFDNIVSDNKKSLRKSTNAATKFR
- a CDS encoding PP2C family protein-serine/threonine phosphatase, with translation MKFSVYQISRQGGRERNEDRMGYVYTRESGLFVLADGMGGHPEGAMAAQLALQTFSAYFQKAANPTVREVPEFLSSALMAAHHQIIRYAAEKGMLDTPRTTLVAAVMERGHVHWVHCGDSRLYVVRQGEMLTRTRDHSYMEQQQHLGRSTDHINRNILFTCLGSPAKPVFDLSGPVHLMQGDRVLLCSDGLWGTVSDEEITSELSKRPLEQAVPELVEMALKRGGPRCDNVTVLAMEWETADEFQSTRVTTDDIEDGVFQSTIQSGVPDPTMEDMDDAAIERSIAEINAAIRRTAERNS
- the rph gene encoding ribonuclease PH, producing the protein MSDTNRPGQRAADALRAVRITRDYTIHAEGSVLIEFGRTLVLCTASVEEKVPPHKRGSGEGWVTAEYGMLPRATHTRSDREAAKGKQSGRTQEIQRLIGRSLRAVFDLKALGERTIALDCDVLQADGGTRTASITGAFVAAHDAVSKLLAAGKLTASPIKDHVAAISVGILNGQALLDLEYVEDAACDTDMNVVMTGAGHFVEVQGTAEGAAFTRSEMNTLLGLAEKGIGELVALQRQALGLT